The genomic window GGTAGAAGGGTATGTTATGAAAGAGGAAATGAAAACCTTTTGTAAAAAATAATTGAGTAAATGAAAATATATGGAGCAAAAATATGAAATAGAGATAAAAACTTTATTAGGATCAAAAGAATCAGCGGATATTTTTTTGGAAAAATTGAAAGAAAAATTTTCAGAAATGAAAGAAATAGGAAAAAACAGTCAATTAAATCATTACTTTTTTGGAGGAGATAAAGAAAAAATTATTCTAGAAATAGGATCAATTTTAGCATCTGGTGATAGTGATCGATTGAGATTTCTTTTGGAAAAAGCCTCACAGATTTCCATACGGACTCGTAAGGCGGATGAAAAAGTTTTATTTGTACTCAAAGCCTCGATTGATGATACAACGAGTTCCAATGGAACAGCGCGGGCGGAACTAGAAGGGGAAGTTTCTCTGTCTCTTCATGAATTAGATCAAAAACTTTTGGAATGTGATTGTAAAGTTCAAGCAAAATGGTCTAGAGATCGTCGAGAATATTCTCTTGGAGAAGGTACGATTGTTTGTATTGATCGAAATGCTGGCTATGGATATTTAGCTGAATTTGAGAGGATCATACAGAATCCAAATGATGCTGAAAAAACGAAAGAAGATTTGAGAAGGATTATGTCTGAAGTTGGAATTGAAGAGCTTCCTCAAGATCGTTTAGAGAGAATGTTTGCTTTTTATAATGAGCATTGGGAAGAATATTATGGAACAGAAAAAACATTTACTCTAGAATAGTTTTTTAAGACAAATACATTTTTTTGATTGAGAATGTAAATGAATAATGCTTAAACAATAACTGAGTAAATATTCCTTTAATATTTTGAATGAAATTCTTTATATTTTTGCTAAAAAAGGAAATTTTGTGTAGTATTTTTTTGGAATTTATTTTTTTAATTATATTCTTTATAAAGTATGTTTCTTTCTGACTGTGATATACAAAGAGGGGTTGAAGACGGCTCTATTGTAATTAAGGATTTTGAAAAAAAACGTTTACAACCAGCGAGTTATGATGTTCTTTTGGGAAATGTTTTTCTTATAACCAGTTCTCATGAAACGAAAGCAATAGATCCCGTTCGTGGTATTTTTCCTAAAAATTCTGAGATTCAAATACCTGATGGAGAGGAATTTATTCTTCATCCTAGAACGACGGTATTGGGTACTCTTAAAGATTATGTAGGTTCTCGTGAATATCTTATTCAGATATCAGGAAAAAGTTCTTTAGCGAGGATTGGTTTGGTTGTTCATAATACTGCTGGAATTATTAATCCTGGTCATTTTCTCCATATAACATTAGAGCTTGCAAACTTTAATATCGCACCTATCATTCTTCGTCCGGGTATGGCAATTGCTCAATTAACTTTTAGCATGCTCTCAACGCCTGTTTCAAAAGATTATTCTCAAACAGGACGATTTAATGGTAATAATTGGAAAAAGAATTTTATCAGCTCTACAGAAAGTTCAAAAAAGAATTCAAAAAAGAAAGTGTAATGTTTTTAGAATAGTAAGACGTTTTTATTTTATATATTTTTGTTTTTATGGAATTAAAGAAATATCAACATAAAGATTATACTATTTCTTGGAATCCTGAGGAGAAGATAATTTATGTTAAATTCTTAGAAACTTTTTCAAAAGAAAGTGCTAAAGATTTTAAGCGCGATGCTTTGGAATTAGGAATGACTGTGAAAGGAATGGAGAAGACGGTCAAAGTTCTTCATGATCTTCGAGAAGTGTCTGACGATTATGACCATCTCGATGTTTCTGGTGAAATGCTTCTTGTGGATGCTATGGAATATGTAGATAAGATAGCGTCATTTGGACTTGGGAGAGCTATTCGAAAGTCTTCATTGGGCGTCTTTGATACGGTTCACTTCTTGACACAAGGCAAAGAAATGCGTTTTTATGAAGATGAGAATTCAGCTAAATCGTGGCTCATGAAACAATAAAGATATGCAAGAGAAAAATAAAAAACACGAAGAATATCAGTATCTTGATTTAATGGAAGACATTTTAGAAAATGGTGTTAAGCAGGTGGATAAGGGTACTGGCGCTGTAACGCATAGTGTTTTTGGAAGACAAATTCGCTTTGATCTTTCTCAAGGATTCCCTCTTCTTACAACAAAAGAGGTTTTCTGGAAAGGTGTACTCTTTGAGCTCCATTGGTTTCTTTCGGGACAATCGAATATTCGTTATCTTGTAGAGAATAATGTGGGAATTTGGAATGATTATCCATACAAAATATATCTGGAGAAACAATCAAAGAGAAAGAATCTTTTGAAACTTACTAAAAAGGCATTTATAGAAAAAATAAAAACTGATAAACGATTTGCGGATACATATGGAGAGCTCCCAAAAATCTACGGAGAATTATGGAGGCGATGGCCAGCAAAAAATGGGCGAACGGTAGACCAAGTTCGTTGGATTGTGGAAGAGATGAAAAAGGATCCTGATTGTCATAATACTTTGGTAAATTCTTGGAATCCAGAATATCTTTATGATATGGCAATGCCAAAGGAGGCTTGTCGCTTTCCAATTTGCCATAATATGTTTCAGGTAAATGTTAAGAATAAAAAACTTTCTCTTCAGCTCTACCAAAGAAGTGCCGATATATTTTTAGGTGTTCCTTTTAATATAGCGAGCTATGCACTTTTGGCTCATATTTTAGCAAAAGTTACTGGTAATGAAGTTGGAGAATTTATTCATACTTTTGGAGATGTTCATATATACGCTAACCATATGGATCAGGTAAAAGAACAATTGAAGCGAAAGCCTTTCCCTTTCCCAAAAATTTCTCTAGATGATGTTGTACGAGATATTGATGACTTTCTTCCTCAATATGCTCATCTTGAAGGGTACATTGCTCACAAGGCAATTCGTGCCGAACTTTCTCCAGCAGGAGGCGTTTCTACGAAAGACTTCAAAAAAAATTGGAAAAAATATACAAAATAATCTTTCGTGACATTGCTACATTTTTTGCTTTACGAAGTAGTATTTTTAAAAAAAGACACTCAAAATTTGAGTGTCTTAAAGAGAGATTTGGATAGAACTTTAGACTTTCTTCTATCGCATTATTATTTGGGGGGAATTATTTGGTTGAGGACCGCTATAATAGGTCGCGCATTTTCTCTCACAAACCTCGAGATTTCTCTTGAGGCTGATTGAGAAATATCTTTCCCGAATGCATTTGATTGTTCGTATTCATTACGTTTTTCTTTCCAGAAACGAAGAGTTTGAATCCCCATTCCAGAATTACCTTTTATAAAGATAGTTTCGGGAGTGGGAATTTTTTCTAATTCTATACCTTTTGGTTGGAATACGTTTTTATTTTGCTCTACGTCGATGAGGAAGCCTTGGAGAACTTTTAAGTTTTTTATGGTTTGATGGAACTGCCCATAATTAACTTCTTCGAGTTCGAGAATGAGGTTTTTAATTTTTCTATCTTGCCAAAAATGTAAGGCAGTGAAGAAAAGAAGAATCCCATCAAAAGGATTCATTCGTAAGACTTGAGAAAGATCCTCTTGGAGTTTTCGAAGCCTTCCTTTTTCGGAAACACATTTTTTGAGAGGTTTTTTATAAAGGGAGCGCATCCATTTTTTGCAAGTACTCATTTTTTTTACCTATGTGCTTTGCTTTGGAGATATAAGAAATTATTTTTATAATTTCTTATGAACTTTGAACGTGAAAAAAAAGAACTTCGCTAAGAAGAATTCTTTTGGTAAAGAAATCCTTTCTTAACGTTTCAACTTATAACATAAAGATAATTATTTGTGAAGCTTTTTTGTAAAAATATGTCAGGAGTAGGGTGTGTTTAGAATAATGAGATATTGACAATAGTATAAAATAATGGTAATTTTTGAACGTCTTATTGGATAGTCCATAAGATAGTGAGAAAGGACAGAAAAATGAAAAAAATAGTAGCAGAATGTGCAGAAATTCCAGATGAATACTTTCATGAAAAAGGTGACTCTGGAAAATGTCACTCCATTCCAAACGATGGATTTGGATTGGAAGAAGAGAATTTCTTTTTTAATGAAAATAAAAAAAAAGCCTTCCCGATTATGGATCCTTGGATGTTCCTTCCTCAAGAAGAAAAAGAAAATGAGGAACAAAAGAAATATCCGAGAAAAATGATTCTGGGAATTGTGGGTATCATTCTTTTTTGTGTGGGCATTCTACTTTTTTCAAGAGTGCTCGGTGTTGATGGAGTAGATATTCCTGACACACTAACACAAGAAGAGCGGGAGCTGGTACAACCAATAATGGAGGAAGAAGATTATCTCGAAGATCCAAATCTTCCTTTACCAGAACCCTGTGTCTATGGAGATTGGGAAAATAAATTGATGTGCCCATCTCCAGAGAGGAATCAATTCCTCGAAGAATTTGAGGAAAAATCATACAAGATTCCCTCCCGTCCGGTTATTCGGAGGGTGTAAAACAATTTTTTTGTATAGAAATATGACTTATATAAGGCTTTTTCTGTACGAATTTTCATAGAAAGCACTTTTGTTGTTATTACACATAAGTGCTTTTTTCTTTTCGTATTACCTTATTGAAGATATAATACATAAAGAAGAAATTAAACAATTACTATTTCAATAAAAATTGACACATATGGCAAAATCAAAACTTGTTTTTTTGGATACGGAAACAACGGGACTAGGATTGAATGATAGACTTTTTCAAGTAGCTTATAAATATAATGGTGAAGTATTCAATTCATTTTTTAAACCACCAGTTCCTATCTCGATAGATTCTATGGTGATATCACATATTACAAATGAAATGGTTGAAAAAGAAAAAACTTTTTTGGATTCAGAAATGAAAACATCAATACAAACACTTCTTGAAGAAAATATTTTAGTTGCTCATAATGCTTCATTTGATATAAAGATGCTTGAAAAAGAGGGTATAAAAATAAATCAATATATAGATACGTATAAAGTTTCTTACTATTTGGATTTTCAAGGGGAAATTCCGAAGCATAGCCTTCAATATTTGCGATATTATCATAACTTGAATATTTTCGATGTTATCGCACACGATGCTTTGGGGGATGTTATGGTTTTAGAAAAACTTTTTGATTTTTATTATTCTTCTTTACTCAGAGAGAAAAAAGAGGAATCTCTCGTTTTTAAAGAAATGATGGATATTTCTTCTCGAGCTCTTCTTATGAAAAAATTTACATTTGGTAAATATAATGGAAGAGAGGTATCTGAGATTGCCAAAGAAGATCGTAATTATTTACGTTGGCTTTTAAATGCAAAAATAATGCAGAGAGAAAATGATGAAGAAGATGATGAGAATTGGATTTATACATTGGATTATTATACACAAGAAGAAAAATAATTTTTAAGAAAGTTGAGTAATAACTTCTTTAAAATATATTTTTTAACCCATTACATGAGTAGAGAAATTTCTCGTTTGACATTCTCTATAAAGAGAGTATATTTTCTCGACTATACGACAAGGGTCTTATAGTGAGTTCTTCTCGAAAATGTTTACATTATTGTATTTTTTGAAACTTTTCTAAGCTCTGTATAGAGGCTTAAAAAGAATGAAAATTATATAATAATTTTTTCTTAACCAACTTTACAAGGTGAGGGGAGGTTGAAAATGAAAAATGAACATAGTCTTGTTGTTGCAGAAATGATTAGGGGATGGGTTGTGTATGAGGGAGAATATTACAGATTTATTCCCAATGCATTCGCCTCAAACGTGAAATTTTGTCTTTTGGGAAATGATATTCCCGAGGAGGCTCATCTTTGTTGGTATGAAGCTGAAAAGCTAAAATATATCCACGAAGAATGGCTTCAGACATGCGGTTATTTTTCTTATCGAAAGAAAGATCATAAAACGATTCACTGCAGGACATGCTGTCAATAATACAATACATAAGAATTTAGTATTGAAGAATACTTTTTTCTTAAAAAGATGCGTTTTAGGCACTTAGTTATTTGAAAAAATAATTCAAGTGCCTTTTTGATTATTGACAAGAAAAAAAGTATGAAGTAGATTTTTTTCGTTATGTGAATATGCATAATAAACAGTAAAAAGTTTTTTCTCAGGTAAGCTTTTTAGGCTATAAGAGGTTCAAATGAAAGCACTATTGGGTAAAAATAATGGTGTTCAGACTCATGTTATTTTCCATTTGGGGATTGATGTTGAAAGAGAAACTATGGAATTGGAAGATCTTCTCAATCAAATTTCACAGAAAGAAAGAGAAATATCTCCTCAATGCAATGTTTTGGCTCATGCTGCACATCTCGCTGTTTCAGGTTCTTTTATACAGGTTGAATCCAACTATGCATGGAAAAAACATACTTTTCACTATAAGTATATTTGGATCATTTCTATTTTTTGGCGGGGATGTAGGGTGGGTAACTGGGTAATTGATCATCACCCTCATTTCAGAAAAATAGAAATGCGAGAAATGGCCATGGAAGTCCGTAGACTGCTTTTCTGTTGGAAGATGGAATGGATTCCAAATAATCACCTCAATGGAATTGAGCATGACAATCTCTTTATCTTGGAGGGAGAAAGTAATCTTTCTTCTTGAGAGTGAGGATTGTTGAGAGTTACAGTGCACCCGTTGATTATATATAATATAATCCGGGTGTTTTTCTTTTTAAAAACTCTTAGAATATCTATTATTTTTTTGAAAATGAAAAAACCCTCAATGCGAGATTGTATTTGGCTCCCGAAGAAAATATATCGGAAAAATATTTTTTCCCTGTAAATCCAGGTGGGTGCCATTTTTTTCAACAATCTTTTCTGAAGGTTTCTTCTTCTCAAGTCTAACACAATGTGATACTGTTTGTATAGGTTTAAATTAAAAAGATAATATACAAGGTTTTATGTTTCTTCCCATTCTCACTTCTCTTATTTTCGGTGCACTTTTGGGCTTGGAAAGAGCTATAGCTGATAAAGGTGCAGGGATGCGAACGTATTCTTTGGTAAGCATGGGCTCTGCTTTATTTATTCTTATTTCAGAAGAAGTGATTGAAAAATATACGTTATCAGGAAATGTTGATTTTGATCCTTTGCGTATGGGAGCCGCAATCGTAACAGGAATTGGTTTTGTTGGTGCAGGACTCTTTATTTTTCGTGAAAACAAAGTTCGCAATATTACTACGGCTGCAGGATTATGGGTGAGTTCGGGAATAGGAATCGCTTGTGGTTATGGAATGTATGAGCTCGCCGCTCTGGTAACGGGATGTACTTTGTTTGTTTTTACCATACTTTGGTTTTTGGAAAAAAAAATTACAAAAGTATCAGACCGAATACTACATTAATTTTGAATTATGAAACTATTTCATCTTGATCAGTCTGCGGTGGCTGAAGAAGTTTCTCATGGGGAAATTGCCATCATTCCTTGTGATACGATATATGGAATAGTGACTTCAGTATTTTTTCCTCATAGCGTAGAACGATTGTACAAAATTCGTTCACGAGATTTTCAAAAACCTTGCATTGTTCTTTTGGCTGAAAGAGGAGATATAAAAGAATTTATTTCCGAAGAAACAGAAAGGGTATATGCAGAATTATTTTCAATGATTTGGCCTGGTCCTGTAAGTATAATTGTCCCTGTTGTGGAAAAAAAGTGGAACCACCTACATAGAGGAAAGGAAACATTAGCATTTCGTGTTCCTGATGATGAAAATTTGAGAAATTTTTTGAAACGATCTGGGCCAGTAATTGCTCCAAGTGCAAATAAAGAAGGAGAAAATACCGCAAGAACGATTCAAGAGGCTTTTGTTACTTTTGGAGAAAATGTTCCTTTCTATGTGGATGGGGGCTTACTTTCAGGAAAGTCGTCCACATTGATTTCTCTTTCATCTGAAGGTATACTAGTTTTACGTGAAGGTGTGCTTGCAGTTGAAGATATTCGTCGTATAACAAAAAATATTTTCCCTGTATCCTTATAAAATAGAAGATAATTAAAAAATATACAGGTATGATAACATCCGAAATATTTTCTCTTGCTGTAGAGCTGGGTATTCATAATGATTTTCGTTCAAAGAAAACTATTAAAGAAAGACTTTCTCGACTTAAAAAAGAATACGAAGC from Candidatus Moraniibacteriota bacterium includes these protein-coding regions:
- the dcd gene encoding dCTP deaminase; protein product: MFLSDCDIQRGVEDGSIVIKDFEKKRLQPASYDVLLGNVFLITSSHETKAIDPVRGIFPKNSEIQIPDGEEFILHPRTTVLGTLKDYVGSREYLIQISGKSSLARIGLVVHNTAGIINPGHFLHITLELANFNIAPIILRPGMAIAQLTFSMLSTPVSKDYSQTGRFNGNNWKKNFISSTESSKKNSKKKV
- a CDS encoding thymidylate synthase; translated protein: MQEKNKKHEEYQYLDLMEDILENGVKQVDKGTGAVTHSVFGRQIRFDLSQGFPLLTTKEVFWKGVLFELHWFLSGQSNIRYLVENNVGIWNDYPYKIYLEKQSKRKNLLKLTKKAFIEKIKTDKRFADTYGELPKIYGELWRRWPAKNGRTVDQVRWIVEEMKKDPDCHNTLVNSWNPEYLYDMAMPKEACRFPICHNMFQVNVKNKKLSLQLYQRSADIFLGVPFNIASYALLAHILAKVTGNEVGEFIHTFGDVHIYANHMDQVKEQLKRKPFPFPKISLDDVVRDIDDFLPQYAHLEGYIAHKAIRAELSPAGGVSTKDFKKNWKKYTK
- a CDS encoding 3'-5' exonuclease translates to MAKSKLVFLDTETTGLGLNDRLFQVAYKYNGEVFNSFFKPPVPISIDSMVISHITNEMVEKEKTFLDSEMKTSIQTLLEENILVAHNASFDIKMLEKEGIKINQYIDTYKVSYYLDFQGEIPKHSLQYLRYYHNLNIFDVIAHDALGDVMVLEKLFDFYYSSLLREKKEESLVFKEMMDISSRALLMKKFTFGKYNGREVSEIAKEDRNYLRWLLNAKIMQRENDEEDDENWIYTLDYYTQEEK
- a CDS encoding MgtC/SapB family protein; this encodes MFLPILTSLIFGALLGLERAIADKGAGMRTYSLVSMGSALFILISEEVIEKYTLSGNVDFDPLRMGAAIVTGIGFVGAGLFIFRENKVRNITTAAGLWVSSGIGIACGYGMYELAALVTGCTLFVFTILWFLEKKITKVSDRILH
- a CDS encoding threonylcarbamoyl-AMP synthase; its protein translation is MKLFHLDQSAVAEEVSHGEIAIIPCDTIYGIVTSVFFPHSVERLYKIRSRDFQKPCIVLLAERGDIKEFISEETERVYAELFSMIWPGPVSIIVPVVEKKWNHLHRGKETLAFRVPDDENLRNFLKRSGPVIAPSANKEGENTARTIQEAFVTFGENVPFYVDGGLLSGKSSTLISLSSEGILVLREGVLAVEDIRRITKNIFPVSL